A genomic stretch from Telopea speciosissima isolate NSW1024214 ecotype Mountain lineage chromosome 7, Tspe_v1, whole genome shotgun sequence includes:
- the LOC122668570 gene encoding uncharacterized protein LOC122668570 — translation MEKAFDFLGCTEEQRLTCAKYKLQYEAEAWWDTSRPILEAAHPVLTLAIFKEAFFENYFPTNVRKKKEIELAELTQGPKLVLEYQQEFDELFFFAPPHLSTDEAKAQKFEDGLRPQIATIMTTQTAQSYSEVVQLAKRIEDKQRDTYQASQGSDKRTVPFTDRGYNKFSKPSFYSSAPAQS, via the coding sequence ATGGAAAAAGCCTTTGACTTTCTAGGATGTACAGAGGAACAAAGGCTTACATGTGCCAAGTATAAGCTTCAGTATGAAGCAGAGGCTTGGTGGGACACTTCAAGGCCTATCTTAGAGGCTGCCCACCCAGTCTTAACTTTGGCAATTTTTAAGGAAGCATTCTTTGAAAACTACTTCCCCACCAATgttaggaagaagaaggagattgagCTTGCAGAGTTAACACAAGGTCCAAAGTTAGTGTTGGAATACCAACAGGAGTTCGATgagcttttcttctttgcccCTCCTCATCTAAGCACTGATGAAGCAAAAGCACAGAAGTTTGAGGATGGGTTGAGGCCACAGATTGCCACCATCATGACTACTCAGACAGCCCAGAGTTACTCTGAAGTAGTACAACTTGCAAAGAGAATTGAAGACAAGCAGAGAGATACCTATCAGGCTAGCCAAGGGTCAGATAAGAGAACAGTACCATTCACAGATAGAGGGTACAACAAGTTTTCCAAGCCCTCTTTCTATAGTTCAGCTCCAGCTCAGTCATAG